The following are from one region of the Chanos chanos chromosome 10, fChaCha1.1, whole genome shotgun sequence genome:
- the zfp36l1a gene encoding mRNA decay activator protein ZFP36L1a yields the protein MTTAVVSPYFDLSEVINNKNNKMLNYNNNIISTSHPLSVPCTGANLPISTPTGSLLDRKAVGTPSAPGVYQRRHSVSLPNAKLNQNQFLNSAKADPSMLGSGNKENRLRDRSFSETGDRLLQKCTGPGGPSNSQVNSSRYKTELCRPFEENGACKYGDKCQFAHGIHELRSLSRHPKYKTELCRTFHTIGFCPYGPRCHFIHNAEERRGPPAPPSPLSASNKLERPRLQHSYSFAGFSSSGGLQDSPTSVTPPPIFSQDEIREWPSSNPFTYSSQELASLFGPSLAGPNCATEPSVPAPPSPSNTPYYFRPMSESPQLFESQSSQPDSLSDQEGYQSSSGGSLSGSESPILDTTRRLPIFSRLSISDD from the exons ATGACCACAGCAGTGGTGTCGCCTTACTTCGATCTCAGCGAAGTTATCAACAACAAG aacaacaAAATGCTGAACTACAACAATAATATAATCAGTACTTCACACCCCTTGTCTGTTCCCTGTACTGGAGCCAATCTGCCCATTTCCACCCCCACTGGGAGCCTGCTGGACAGGAAGGCCGTGGGGACACCATCTGCGCCCGGAGTATACCAGCGGCGACATTCCGTCTCTCTGCCCAATGCCAAACTTAACCAGAACCAGTTTCTGAACAGCGCCAAGGCTGATCCCAGCATGCTCGGCTCTGGCAACAAGGAGAACCGGCTGCGGGACCGCTCTTTCTCTGAGACCGGCGATCGCCTGCTGCAGAAGTGCACAGGACCCGGAGGCCCCAGCAACAGCCAGGTCAATTCCAGTCGTTATAAGACTGAGCTGTGTCGACCTTTTGAGGAGAACGGTGCCTGCAAATATGGCGACAAGTGCCAGTTTGCTCATGGCATCCACGAGCTGCGCAGCCTGAGTCGCCATCCTAAGTATAAGACGGAGCTCTGCCGCACTTTCCACACCATTGGCTTCTGTCCTTACGGGCCTCGCTGCCACTTTATTCACAATGCCGAGGAACGCCGTGGGCCTCCGGCTCCTCCGTCTCCGCTCAGTGCTTCCAACAAGCTGGAGAGGCCGCGACTTCAACACAGCTACAGTTTTGCTGGTTTCTCCAGTTCTGGAGGCCTACAAGACAGCCCAACCTCTGTCACCCCTCCACCCATCTTCTCTCAAGATGAGATCCGAGAGTGGCCTAGCAGCAACCCATTCACTTACTCCAGTCAGGAGCTAGCCAGTCTCTTTGGCCCCAGCCTGGCAGGCCCTAACTGTGCCACAGAGCCCTCTGTACCTGCTCCGCCCTCTCCATCCAACACCCCCTACTACTTTAGGCCCATGTCGGAGTCTCCCCAGCTTTTTGAATCTCAGTCCAGCCAGCCGGACTCTCTGTCTGACCAGGAGGGCTACCAGAGCAGCTCAGGCGGGAGTCTGAGCGGCTCAGAGTCACCCATCCTGGACACCACCCGCCGACTGCCCATCTTCAGCAGGCTGTCCATCTCTGATGATTAG